A single Sphingomonas sp. IW22 DNA region contains:
- a CDS encoding SDR family NAD(P)-dependent oxidoreductase: MNQMLDISRTPDPRDFDSGTANALAIVGMSCRFAGARSLDDYWQLLSAGREGVEDLDEAACRAAGVSPSVLRSPAYVRRAAPLADMECFDATLFGISPRDAAIMDPQHRHFLECCWEALENAGHVPHRFDGAIGVFAGSGHNAYMPNHLLGNRRLMRDVGLFLLRHTSNDKDFLTTRVSYLLDLTGPSINVQTACSTSLVAVHMAAQSLLSGECDMAIAGGASIELPHRQGYLYHPGEILSPDGHCRPFDAQSQGTVFGSGIGVVVLRRLADAIEAGDHIYAVLRGSAINNDGSGKVGYLAPSVDGQARVIAEAMAIAQVEADTIDYVEAHGTGTPVGDPIEIAALTQAFRETSDRVGDCAIGSVKANIGHTDTAAGAAGLIKIALSLHHQALPPSINYTAPNPACGFADSPFVVHDKLTPWRRSKRPRRAGLSSLGVGGTNAHAIIEEAPLRAPGSPSRPLLVLPVSTRSADALSANLQKLSAHLAGADTGTLADTAYTLSTGRHALSLRRFVVAETPAEAALALAEIAESTASPPTPCIPDRPVAFLFCGAGAQHVDMARTLYETEARFHGFVDDSLDALEQMGLPEIRRWLFPVDTDRERAASELERPSIALPALFTIQVALARFWMALGVRPSGMIGHSSGEYAAAHLAGVVDLQSALRIVVARGQLFETVERGGMLSVPLSEAELLPMLPDGLSIAAVNAPRLCVVSGASDAIRALRDALADQEIEAQIVRIAVAAHSSMLDPILPSFRALMETITLRPPQLPFVSNVTGDWISDAEATSADYWVRHLRQTVRFTDGLQRLLGDPARVLLEVGPGRSMSSLARQHPDRPRNQPVVSTLPHPDQQIADHRFFWSTLGDLWALGAPVDWDAYWQGERRLRIPLPTYSFDRHRHWFDPAPVTGDAAAAGEPPERIEDERDWFFTPVWQPGGEVQPAIPDGPALILDDGNGMGAALAAELRAAGRPVVNVRPSRRFTDTPEGFDIDPGCLDDYDRMARRLADTGRFPTQVYHCWGVTGRRRVATQKGMERGFFSLASLAPALARHAGDARVRIALVTDGAQRVATDPAPAPTKAAAIGAAPVIAAEYPALTICPVDIERPRRFTQDAFSAAAQAVIRELAGAEQPTPVAIRAGARWVRDYQPVRRDAADAPTSIRRDGAYMITGGLGGIGLTIARSLATRGARIALIARTPLPPREQWPDAIVSADTAPVTADRIRKLLALEASGARVELVVADVADAKAMRRAAAHIHQSLGPVRGVFHTAGTLDDGLLDDRSRAAMEAVLRPKVDGTLALESALFLERPDFVLLFSSISAFAGLPGQADYAAANAFLDAYADARRDDPHTRVVSIGWSRWQEVGMAARLGGADMVAPIPDAVEGGTPIDHPFLDTLHRLSAECVIASGTLSPDRHWLLGEHRLSGVGALIPGTGYLELVRATFAAIQPGGFAISDMLFLAPFAVTDGANRSIRVRLDRQAAGGWRFAVLGLGDDGKWLEHASGTISSLDEAAVPILDIAGLRAACPDQRRAGRGKSALLQFGARWDNVMDSACGAGRIVLRQSLPAAFADDLASVALHPALLDMATAGGQTLIPGYDEARDFFAPFGYRRIVVHAPLPAAFASYIRYRGPDRPGAPTATFDITIADTEGRVLAEISEFVMIRVSDTARMIAAPAVRAASDAARPAVADQQEGILSAQGLSAIDRLLAGPPAPHLVVSPYPLNALLSHLRAPRKAAARVQQPGDAQVELPVTPTECAIAAIWEDLLGTAPIGRHDDFFELGGHSLLAVQFANRFRRQTGKTLPLSAMLDSPTVGKLAALVDPAEAASDQPSGSQPPALVTIRAGGAGLPLFMIHDGLGETLLYRGLALRLDGARTVYGIEPLRTPGGGYAHTRIDEMATDYIARLRTIQPHGPYLIGGLCAGGVIAFEMARQLEDAGEPIAFVGIIDAADVAATRRHFYLTRQRLRRLQQLFAEGRKSALVSDIARRASNALIWEVQSRYRRELDRRRIRNIEQTRPDTQVIDFLRLYEDAHRRHRPSGLLASGQVTLFRATQGSGDIKDVPYQEIYSDVVLGWGRRIAEDISVVPVPGGHGSALQEPHVDTLAAHFQTAIDNALAAATPHPGRTTTPLAIAAE; the protein is encoded by the coding sequence ATGAACCAGATGTTGGACATCAGCCGGACGCCGGATCCGAGGGACTTTGACAGCGGCACGGCCAATGCGCTGGCTATCGTGGGCATGTCGTGCCGCTTTGCCGGGGCGCGGTCGCTCGACGATTACTGGCAATTGCTGAGCGCGGGCCGGGAGGGTGTGGAGGATCTGGACGAGGCAGCCTGTCGCGCCGCGGGCGTATCCCCGTCTGTTCTTCGCTCACCCGCCTATGTACGGCGCGCCGCGCCGCTGGCCGACATGGAGTGTTTCGACGCGACGCTGTTCGGCATCAGCCCGCGCGACGCGGCGATCATGGATCCGCAGCACCGCCATTTCCTTGAATGCTGCTGGGAGGCGCTGGAGAACGCCGGGCATGTGCCGCATCGGTTCGACGGCGCCATCGGGGTCTTCGCCGGTTCCGGGCACAATGCGTACATGCCCAACCATTTGCTCGGCAATCGACGGCTGATGCGGGACGTGGGCCTGTTCCTGCTGAGGCACACCAGCAACGACAAGGATTTCCTGACCACGCGCGTGTCATATCTGCTGGATCTGACCGGACCCAGCATCAACGTCCAGACCGCCTGTTCGACCTCGCTGGTGGCTGTGCATATGGCTGCGCAGAGCCTGCTTTCGGGCGAATGCGACATGGCGATCGCGGGCGGCGCGTCGATCGAATTGCCGCATCGGCAAGGCTATCTGTATCATCCCGGCGAGATATTGTCGCCCGACGGGCATTGTCGCCCCTTCGACGCGCAATCACAGGGAACCGTGTTTGGCAGTGGCATCGGCGTGGTCGTTCTGCGCCGTCTGGCCGACGCCATCGAGGCCGGCGATCATATCTATGCCGTTCTGCGAGGCTCGGCGATCAACAATGACGGTTCGGGGAAGGTCGGGTACCTTGCCCCCAGTGTCGACGGTCAGGCGCGCGTGATCGCGGAGGCGATGGCGATCGCCCAGGTCGAAGCCGACACGATCGACTATGTCGAGGCGCACGGAACCGGCACGCCGGTCGGCGATCCGATCGAAATCGCCGCATTGACCCAGGCATTTCGCGAAACCAGCGACCGCGTCGGCGATTGCGCGATCGGGTCGGTAAAGGCCAATATCGGCCATACCGATACCGCCGCGGGTGCCGCCGGCCTGATAAAGATCGCGCTGTCGCTGCACCATCAAGCATTGCCGCCGTCGATCAACTATACCGCGCCCAATCCGGCCTGCGGCTTCGCGGACAGTCCATTTGTCGTCCACGACAAGCTGACACCGTGGCGCCGCAGCAAACGGCCACGTCGCGCCGGGCTGAGCTCGCTGGGTGTCGGCGGCACCAACGCCCACGCGATCATTGAGGAAGCCCCGCTTCGCGCGCCGGGGTCGCCGTCCCGCCCGCTGCTGGTCCTGCCTGTGTCGACGCGCTCCGCCGATGCGCTGTCGGCGAACCTGCAAAAGCTGTCCGCGCACCTTGCCGGCGCGGACACAGGCACGCTGGCCGACACGGCCTATACCCTGTCGACGGGGCGGCATGCACTGTCGCTGCGCCGCTTTGTCGTTGCCGAAACCCCGGCCGAGGCTGCACTGGCGCTGGCGGAGATCGCCGAAAGCACGGCCTCTCCCCCGACGCCGTGCATCCCGGATCGCCCGGTGGCGTTCCTGTTCTGCGGCGCCGGGGCGCAGCATGTCGATATGGCCCGCACGCTGTACGAGACGGAAGCGCGCTTTCACGGGTTCGTCGACGATTCGCTGGACGCGCTGGAGCAGATGGGCCTGCCCGAAATCCGCCGCTGGCTGTTTCCCGTGGACACGGACCGCGAGCGCGCCGCGAGCGAGCTTGAGCGGCCATCGATCGCGCTACCCGCGCTGTTCACGATCCAGGTCGCGCTGGCGCGCTTTTGGATGGCGCTGGGCGTGCGCCCATCCGGCATGATTGGCCATAGTTCGGGCGAATATGCCGCCGCGCACCTGGCCGGGGTCGTCGATCTGCAATCGGCGCTGCGCATCGTGGTTGCGCGCGGACAGTTGTTCGAAACCGTCGAGCGCGGCGGCATGCTCAGCGTTCCGTTGAGCGAGGCCGAACTGCTGCCGATGCTGCCCGACGGCTTGTCGATCGCCGCCGTCAACGCGCCGCGCCTGTGCGTGGTATCGGGCGCCAGCGACGCGATCCGCGCGCTGCGCGATGCTCTGGCCGATCAGGAGATCGAGGCACAGATCGTCCGCATCGCCGTCGCCGCGCATTCGTCAATGCTGGACCCGATCCTGCCGTCGTTTCGTGCATTGATGGAAACGATCACGCTGCGCCCCCCACAACTGCCCTTCGTCTCCAACGTGACGGGCGACTGGATTTCGGATGCTGAGGCGACCAGCGCCGATTACTGGGTACGCCACCTGCGCCAGACGGTGCGGTTCACCGATGGGCTGCAACGCCTGCTGGGCGATCCGGCACGCGTCCTCCTGGAAGTCGGGCCGGGCCGTTCGATGTCCAGCCTGGCACGCCAGCATCCCGACCGGCCGCGCAATCAGCCGGTGGTCAGCACGCTGCCCCACCCCGATCAGCAGATCGCGGACCATCGCTTTTTCTGGTCCACCCTCGGCGATTTGTGGGCCCTTGGCGCGCCGGTCGACTGGGACGCCTATTGGCAGGGGGAACGCCGACTGCGGATACCGCTGCCCACCTATTCCTTTGATCGCCACCGCCACTGGTTCGACCCTGCGCCCGTTACGGGCGACGCCGCGGCGGCGGGAGAACCGCCAGAGCGCATCGAGGATGAGCGCGACTGGTTCTTCACGCCGGTTTGGCAGCCGGGAGGCGAAGTGCAGCCCGCCATCCCCGACGGACCGGCGCTGATACTGGATGACGGAAACGGGATGGGCGCCGCCCTTGCGGCAGAACTGCGTGCGGCGGGGCGCCCGGTCGTCAACGTCCGGCCAAGCCGCCGGTTCACCGATACCCCCGAGGGCTTCGATATCGATCCGGGTTGCCTGGACGATTATGACCGGATGGCCCGACGGCTGGCCGATACCGGGCGGTTTCCGACGCAAGTCTATCACTGCTGGGGTGTCACCGGCAGGCGCAGGGTCGCCACGCAAAAGGGCATGGAGCGCGGCTTTTTCAGCCTTGCCTCACTTGCCCCTGCCCTGGCCCGCCATGCGGGCGACGCGCGGGTCCGCATCGCGCTGGTCACCGATGGCGCTCAGCGCGTGGCGACCGATCCCGCGCCAGCGCCTACAAAGGCCGCCGCGATCGGCGCGGCCCCGGTTATCGCAGCCGAATATCCGGCGCTTACGATTTGTCCGGTCGACATCGAACGGCCCCGGCGATTCACGCAAGACGCGTTTTCAGCTGCCGCCCAGGCGGTCATCCGTGAACTGGCAGGCGCCGAACAGCCTACGCCCGTCGCGATCAGGGCCGGCGCCCGGTGGGTACGTGATTATCAGCCGGTTCGCCGCGACGCGGCCGACGCGCCGACATCGATCCGGCGCGATGGCGCCTATATGATCACCGGCGGGCTTGGTGGCATCGGCCTGACGATTGCGCGGTCGCTTGCCACGCGCGGCGCGCGGATCGCGCTGATTGCCCGCACACCCCTTCCGCCGCGCGAGCAATGGCCCGACGCGATCGTCAGCGCCGACACCGCGCCCGTTACCGCCGATCGCATTCGCAAGCTGCTGGCGCTTGAGGCAAGCGGCGCGCGCGTTGAGCTGGTTGTCGCGGATGTCGCGGATGCAAAGGCGATGCGCCGCGCCGCTGCCCATATCCACCAGTCGCTAGGGCCGGTTCGCGGGGTATTTCACACCGCAGGCACGCTGGACGACGGCCTTCTGGACGACCGTTCCCGTGCAGCGATGGAAGCCGTGTTGCGGCCAAAGGTCGACGGCACCCTGGCGCTGGAGAGCGCACTGTTCCTGGAGCGCCCCGATTTCGTTCTGTTATTTTCGTCCATCAGCGCATTTGCCGGACTGCCGGGCCAGGCCGATTATGCCGCCGCCAACGCGTTCCTCGACGCCTATGCCGATGCGCGGCGCGACGATCCGCATACGCGCGTGGTGTCGATCGGGTGGAGCCGCTGGCAGGAAGTCGGCATGGCAGCCCGGCTTGGCGGGGCCGATATGGTCGCGCCGATACCGGACGCGGTCGAGGGCGGCACGCCGATCGACCACCCCTTCCTCGACACATTGCACCGGCTGTCTGCGGAATGCGTGATCGCCAGCGGCACGCTGTCGCCCGATCGGCACTGGCTGCTTGGCGAACATCGGCTGAGCGGCGTCGGCGCGCTGATACCCGGCACCGGCTATCTCGAACTGGTCCGTGCGACCTTTGCCGCAATCCAGCCGGGCGGCTTCGCGATTAGCGACATGCTGTTCCTCGCCCCGTTTGCTGTCACCGACGGCGCCAATCGGTCGATCCGCGTGCGACTTGACCGGCAGGCGGCCGGGGGGTGGCGCTTCGCCGTTCTTGGCCTGGGCGACGATGGCAAATGGCTGGAACATGCCAGCGGCACGATCAGCAGCCTCGATGAAGCCGCCGTGCCGATACTCGATATTGCCGGGCTGCGCGCCGCCTGCCCCGACCAGCGCCGCGCCGGTCGTGGAAAGAGCGCGCTGCTCCAGTTCGGGGCACGATGGGACAATGTCATGGACAGCGCGTGCGGCGCCGGCCGGATAGTGCTGCGCCAATCGCTGCCAGCGGCATTCGCCGACGATCTCGCATCGGTGGCGCTGCATCCCGCACTGCTCGACATGGCAACCGCAGGCGGTCAGACGCTGATCCCCGGCTATGACGAGGCGCGCGATTTCTTCGCGCCGTTCGGCTATCGTCGCATCGTCGTTCACGCGCCGTTGCCCGCTGCATTTGCCAGTTACATCCGATACCGCGGCCCCGACCGTCCCGGCGCGCCGACCGCGACGTTCGACATCACCATCGCCGATACCGAGGGTCGGGTGCTGGCCGAAATCTCGGAGTTCGTGATGATCCGGGTCAGCGATACCGCCCGGATGATCGCCGCCCCGGCGGTTCGTGCCGCAAGCGATGCCGCTCGCCCGGCGGTCGCCGACCAACAGGAAGGCATATTGTCGGCGCAGGGCTTGTCCGCGATCGACCGGTTGCTGGCCGGACCGCCCGCGCCGCATCTGGTGGTCTCCCCCTATCCTCTAAATGCCCTTCTCAGCCACCTGCGCGCACCGCGAAAAGCCGCCGCGCGGGTCCAGCAACCCGGCGATGCGCAGGTCGAATTGCCCGTGACGCCGACCGAATGTGCCATCGCGGCCATCTGGGAGGATTTGCTGGGCACGGCGCCGATCGGGCGACATGACGATTTTTTCGAACTCGGCGGTCATTCATTGCTGGCGGTTCAGTTCGCCAACCGCTTCCGGCGGCAGACGGGCAAGACCCTGCCGCTGTCCGCGATGCTCGACTCGCCCACGGTCGGGAAACTGGCTGCGCTGGTCGACCCGGCAGAGGCGGCGTCCGACCAGCCGTCCGGGTCACAGCCGCCCGCGCTGGTCACGATCCGGGCCGGCGGTGCAGGCCTGCCGCTGTTCATGATCCATGACGGGCTGGGCGAGACGCTGCTCTATCGCGGCTTGGCGCTACGGCTGGACGGCGCACGGACGGTTTACGGCATCGAGCCGCTGCGAACGCCGGGTGGCGGCTATGCCCATACGCGCATCGACGAGATGGCGACGGATTATATCGCCCGGCTGCGCACCATCCAGCCGCACGGCCCCTATCTGATCGGGGGGCTGTGCGCTGGCGGCGTCATCGCGTTCGAGATGGCCCGCCAGCTGGAAGATGCAGGGGAACCGATCGCGTTCGTCGGCATCATCGACGCCGCCGACGTCGCCGCGACGCGACGCCATTTCTACCTGACCCGTCAGCGGTTGCGCCGCTTGCAGCAACTGTTTGCCGAAGGCCGGAAATCCGCGCTTGTGAGCGATATCGCCCGGCGTGCAAGCAACGCGCTGATCTGGGAAGTCCAGTCACGTTATCGCCGTGAGCTGGACCGACGCCGGATCCGCAATATCGAACAGACACGTCCCGATACGCAGGTGATCGATTTCCTGCGGCTCTACGAGGATGCGCATCGCCGACACCGGCCATCAGGCCTGCTTGCCAGCGGACAGGTCACCTTGTTCCGGGCGACGCAGGGCAGCGGCGACATCAAGGATGTGCCCTACCAGGAAATCTACAGCGACGTCGTCCTCGGCTGGGGGCGTCGCATTGCGGAAGACATCAGTGTCGTTCCCGTACCCGGCGGGCATGGCAGCGCGCTTCAGGAACCGCATGTCGACACGCTGGCCGCTCATTTCCAGACCGCGATCGACAACGCCCTTGCAGCAGCCACACCGCACCCCGGCCGCACCACGACCCCGCTTGCGATCGCGGCGGAATGA
- a CDS encoding MupA/Atu3671 family FMN-dependent luciferase-like monooxygenase has protein sequence MHDFTAPPEQSQPASTQPLDAPSPSRLRAVFIGDESLLCECADIWVGHGNEIAAIVTASGPAARYCDRRGTPRIARIADLSPDTLGPIDYLFSITNLRILPGALLAWPKSAAINFHDGPLPRYAGINTPSWALLAGERTHGVSWHQMTDAVDGGALFEVEPVAIDPGETALSLNTKCMVAGRLSFARLAARIAAGSVEAVPQTGPLERWYGREHRPAMAATIDWSQSAEAIALMVSALDFGSYRNPLGCPKALVGGRLLLVHQLEILDQCSGERPGTVVAGGSAPVVATGGRDVRLTRLTDADGRPLQADAILVPSMHFEALGPEQADALSALDAAAATHEGGWRKRLLARDPLLLPAFQPVDPGPDRQTMDQPPLPPAPVSSIVVAVITLFGRTADRDTLDIGYSDPVHALRIGDCGAWFAEELPLRAQLDWQATLQATERRLAAAIADLHRRVGIARDLIARSPELKGQHFAHPVSIRVVDNLDHARFDQTTIVGVAVEAATGRVRWQFDPARIHPSAVHDLSLGLAALMDDASVAPDRMIGELALMSPEEMEALRRISAGDGVTFDANTPIHRLFVKQAASTPDRIAVTSRGVSLSYAELDRRSNRLARYLSRLDVGPGVLVGLNLERSVDLIVAMLAIHKAGGAYVPLDPAYPDARLAHMIDDSGLSTIVTQHSLSSKLQAANVQLVEIDFDATAIDAMSDTPFDGGASGDSLAYVIYTSGSTGKPKGVMVEHRNVANFFTGMNAHLEDTGVWLAVTSPSFDISVLELCWPLTRGYHVVIATEREVRGDVPLRPTAATAARPLGFSLFYFASAPEDGVGNTDQYRLLIEGARFADDHGFEAIWTPERHFHAFGGLYPNPSVISAAIAVSTTRVQIRAGSCVATLHHPARIAEEWALVDNLSHGRVGIAFAAGWQPNDFALRPENFADKNAALMRAIADVRALWRGEKRRFPGPTGTPVEIGVFPRPVQPELPFWITSAGNPETFAAAGRAGANLLTHLLGQSVEEVAVKLTAYREAWRAAGHPGEGKVTMMLHSFVSDDEDAVRRIVRGPLIEYLRTSTSLLKEYAWSFPAFRRPAGTDATEQPDLGSLTPEETDALLDHAFDRYFESSGLFGTPAHCIRLIERLRDAGVDEIGCLIDFGVAAQTVLDHLPHLDALRRLATEPARESVERTLPELIARHGVTHLQCTPSLVQMLASDAQSRAALAGLTRLMVGGEAFPASLAHDMTALVRGAVMNMYGPTETTIWSAVHTLAKSANGPPPLGTPLANQQLHVVDTRGQPVRPGTPGELLIGGAGVVRGYLKRDELTAERFVNDRFAGGGARAYRTGDVVRRAADGRIEFLGRVDHQIKIRGYRVELGEIEALLLDQPAIAEAVVIARGNEGVMRLIAYIVPALGAKLDEAAMRALLARGLPDFMVPATFVSLDAMPRTPNGKIDRAALPDPVVALAAPGPTDRAIILDDPLQAQIIEIWRDVLKIPSVGLRDNFFDLGGHSLLAVQAHRRLAQIVERPISLTDMFRFPTVETLSAHLSGGAQIRVDTGGRDRARNRQRAMQRRAMGAAGAIVGG, from the coding sequence ATGCATGATTTCACCGCGCCGCCAGAACAGTCCCAGCCTGCATCAACCCAGCCGCTCGACGCGCCAAGCCCGTCCCGGCTGCGCGCGGTCTTTATCGGCGACGAAAGCCTGTTGTGCGAGTGCGCCGACATCTGGGTCGGACATGGGAACGAAATCGCCGCCATCGTCACGGCCAGCGGCCCGGCCGCGCGATATTGCGACCGGCGCGGCACGCCCCGCATCGCGCGTATCGCCGACCTTTCGCCCGACACGCTGGGCCCGATCGACTATCTGTTCAGCATCACCAATCTTCGCATTCTCCCCGGCGCTCTCCTGGCATGGCCTAAAAGCGCCGCGATCAATTTTCATGACGGCCCTCTGCCCCGATATGCAGGCATCAATACGCCGTCATGGGCGCTGCTGGCGGGGGAAAGGACCCACGGCGTCAGCTGGCACCAAATGACCGACGCGGTCGATGGCGGTGCCTTGTTCGAGGTTGAACCGGTCGCGATCGATCCGGGCGAGACGGCGCTGTCGCTGAACACCAAATGCATGGTCGCGGGCCGGCTGAGCTTCGCCCGGCTCGCCGCGCGGATCGCGGCAGGGTCCGTCGAGGCCGTTCCCCAGACGGGGCCTTTGGAGCGCTGGTACGGGCGCGAACACCGTCCGGCCATGGCAGCCACGATCGACTGGAGCCAGTCCGCCGAAGCGATCGCGCTGATGGTCTCCGCGCTCGACTTCGGCAGCTATCGCAATCCGCTTGGGTGCCCCAAGGCATTGGTGGGTGGCCGGCTCCTGCTGGTGCATCAACTCGAAATCCTCGACCAATGCTCGGGCGAGCGTCCGGGAACGGTCGTCGCTGGGGGTAGCGCACCCGTGGTCGCGACGGGCGGGCGCGACGTGCGGCTGACGCGGCTCACCGACGCCGATGGCCGGCCGCTCCAAGCGGATGCCATCCTGGTACCGTCGATGCACTTTGAGGCGCTGGGTCCGGAACAGGCCGACGCGCTCAGCGCGCTGGACGCCGCCGCCGCGACGCATGAGGGCGGCTGGCGGAAACGCCTTCTGGCCCGCGATCCCTTGTTGCTGCCCGCGTTCCAGCCGGTCGATCCCGGCCCTGACCGTCAGACGATGGATCAGCCCCCCCTTCCCCCGGCGCCGGTTTCATCAATCGTCGTGGCGGTCATCACCTTATTTGGTCGCACTGCGGACCGCGATACGCTGGACATCGGTTACTCGGATCCGGTCCACGCCCTTCGGATCGGAGATTGCGGCGCCTGGTTCGCCGAAGAATTGCCGCTCAGAGCACAGCTGGACTGGCAGGCCACATTGCAAGCGACGGAGCGCCGCCTTGCCGCCGCTATTGCCGACCTGCATCGCCGCGTGGGGATCGCCCGCGACCTGATCGCACGCAGTCCTGAGCTTAAAGGCCAGCATTTCGCTCATCCTGTGTCGATCCGGGTTGTCGACAATCTCGATCACGCCCGGTTCGATCAGACCACGATAGTCGGTGTCGCGGTCGAAGCCGCAACGGGTCGGGTCCGCTGGCAATTCGATCCGGCGCGCATCCACCCGTCTGCGGTCCATGATCTGAGCCTTGGGCTCGCTGCGTTGATGGACGATGCGTCTGTCGCCCCCGACAGGATGATTGGCGAGCTGGCGCTGATGTCCCCCGAGGAGATGGAGGCGCTGCGCCGCATCAGTGCCGGCGATGGCGTCACATTCGACGCGAACACCCCGATCCATCGGCTGTTCGTCAAACAGGCGGCAAGCACGCCGGACCGAATCGCGGTCACGTCGCGCGGCGTATCGCTCAGCTACGCCGAACTGGACCGGCGGTCCAACCGGCTGGCGCGGTATCTGTCGCGGCTGGACGTCGGGCCAGGCGTGCTGGTCGGCCTGAACCTGGAACGCTCAGTCGACCTCATCGTCGCGATGCTGGCGATCCATAAGGCGGGCGGCGCCTATGTGCCGCTTGATCCGGCGTATCCCGACGCCCGGCTTGCCCACATGATCGACGACTCCGGCCTGTCGACAATCGTGACGCAGCATTCGCTGTCGTCGAAGTTGCAGGCGGCGAATGTGCAGCTTGTCGAAATCGATTTCGACGCGACCGCCATCGACGCAATGTCCGACACCCCGTTTGACGGCGGCGCATCGGGCGACAGCCTGGCCTATGTCATCTACACCTCCGGTTCGACCGGCAAGCCCAAGGGGGTGATGGTCGAGCATCGCAATGTCGCCAATTTCTTCACCGGCATGAATGCGCATCTTGAGGATACGGGCGTCTGGCTGGCGGTCACCAGTCCCAGTTTCGACATATCGGTCCTCGAACTGTGCTGGCCCCTGACCCGCGGCTATCATGTGGTCATCGCGACGGAGCGCGAGGTGCGCGGCGATGTTCCGCTCCGACCGACCGCCGCAACAGCCGCGCGCCCACTGGGCTTCAGCCTGTTCTACTTCGCCAGCGCACCTGAAGACGGCGTCGGCAATACCGATCAATACCGCCTGCTGATCGAAGGTGCACGCTTCGCCGACGATCACGGGTTCGAGGCGATATGGACCCCCGAACGGCATTTCCACGCGTTCGGCGGCCTGTATCCAAACCCATCGGTCATTTCCGCCGCAATCGCCGTTTCGACCACGCGCGTGCAGATCCGCGCCGGAAGCTGCGTCGCAACGCTTCACCACCCCGCCCGGATCGCCGAGGAATGGGCGTTGGTCGATAACCTGTCGCACGGCCGCGTCGGTATCGCGTTCGCCGCCGGATGGCAGCCGAACGATTTTGCGCTGCGACCCGAAAACTTCGCTGACAAGAACGCGGCATTGATGCGCGCGATCGCGGACGTGCGCGCTCTGTGGCGCGGGGAGAAGCGTCGGTTTCCTGGGCCGACGGGGACCCCGGTGGAAATCGGTGTCTTTCCCCGCCCGGTGCAACCCGAACTGCCCTTCTGGATCACCTCTGCCGGCAATCCCGAAACCTTTGCGGCGGCGGGACGCGCTGGCGCGAACCTGCTGACCCACCTTCTGGGTCAAAGTGTCGAGGAAGTTGCGGTCAAACTCACCGCCTATCGCGAAGCCTGGCGCGCGGCTGGGCATCCCGGCGAGGGCAAAGTGACGATGATGCTTCACAGCTTCGTCAGCGATGACGAAGATGCCGTGCGCCGAATCGTGCGCGGGCCGCTGATCGAATATCTGCGCACCTCTACCAGCCTGTTGAAGGAATATGCCTGGTCGTTTCCGGCCTTTCGCCGCCCGGCCGGCACCGATGCGACGGAGCAGCCCGATCTGGGCAGCCTGACACCCGAAGAGACCGACGCGCTGCTGGATCACGCGTTCGATCGCTATTTCGAGAGCAGCGGGTTGTTTGGCACGCCCGCCCACTGCATCCGCCTGATCGAACGGTTGCGTGATGCCGGCGTGGACGAAATCGGCTGCCTGATCGACTTCGGCGTCGCGGCACAGACCGTCCTCGACCACCTGCCACACCTGGATGCGCTGCGTCGATTGGCCACCGAACCTGCGCGCGAAAGCGTAGAACGGACGCTCCCCGAATTGATCGCGCGGCATGGCGTGACGCATCTTCAATGCACCCCCTCGCTGGTGCAGATGCTGGCCAGCGACGCCCAATCGCGCGCTGCACTGGCCGGGCTGACCCGGCTGATGGTCGGCGGCGAAGCGTTTCCCGCGTCTCTGGCCCACGACATGACTGCATTGGTCCGCGGGGCGGTCATGAACATGTACGGCCCAACCGAGACGACGATCTGGTCGGCGGTACATACGCTGGCCAAGTCGGCCAATGGCCCGCCCCCGCTGGGCACACCGCTTGCCAACCAGCAGCTCCACGTGGTCGACACTCGTGGTCAGCCGGTCCGGCCCGGAACGCCTGGCGAGTTGCTGATCGGCGGCGCCGGTGTAGTGCGTGGCTATCTGAAGCGCGACGAACTGACCGCAGAGCGCTTTGTCAATGATCGGTTTGCCGGCGGCGGAGCGCGCGCTTATCGCACCGGCGATGTGGTTCGCCGCGCCGCCGACGGCCGGATCGAATTTCTGGGTCGCGTCGACCACCAGATCAAGATCCGCGGGTACCGGGTCGAGTTGGGCGAAATCGAAGCGCTGTTGCTTGACCAGCCGGCCATCGCCGAAGCGGTAGTCATCGCACGTGGCAACGAGGGCGTGATGCGACTGATCGCCTATATCGTCCCTGCGTTGGGCGCCAAGCTGGACGAAGCAGCCATGCGGGCGCTATTGGCACGCGGCCTGCCGGACTTCATGGTCCCCGCCACGTTCGTTTCGCTCGACGCCATGCCCCGCACGCCGAACGGCAAGATCGACCGGGCGGCTCTGCCGGACCCGGTGGTCGCGCTTGCCGCGCCGGGCCCCACGGACCGCGCGATCATACTCGACGACCCGCTTCAGGCGCAGATCATCGAGATCTGGCGCGACGTGCTGAAAATCCCGTCTGTCGGACTGCGCGACAACTTCTTCGACCTTGGCGGACATTCGCTGCTGGCAGTGCAGGCGCATCGTCGGCTGGCACAGATTGTCGAGCGTCCGATCAGCCTGACCGACATGTTCCGGTTTCCCACCGTCGAGACGTTGAGCGCGCATCTGAGCGGTGGCGCCCAGATCCGTGTCGACACGGGCGGACGCGACCGCGCCCGCAACCGGCAACGGGCCATGCAGCGACGGGCAATGGGCGCCGCTGGCGCGATTGTGGGGGGATGA